A part of Ziziphus jujuba cultivar Dongzao chromosome 8, ASM3175591v1 genomic DNA contains:
- the LOC132805071 gene encoding uncharacterized protein LOC132805071, translating to MYVLSWWEGSAHDSKVLNDTLSKVFLVDCGFPNRCQFLAPFQFIRYHLQDFLGQGRDPETPNKLFNHRHASLRNTIERIFGIFKSQFTIFKIAPPFPFDTQVELVLACVGLHNFLRKECHADEFPEEQDDEGSSSLAIPVNEEDDSKPIIKTQEEQREHANQWRDAIGANMWNDVEHFNDNEQ from the exons ATGTATGTGCTTAGTTGGTGGGAAGGATCTGCTCATGATTCAAAAGTATTAAATGATACTCTATC TAAAGTTTTTTTGGTGGATTGTGGATTTCCAAATCGATGTCAATTTTTGGCTCCTTTTCAATTTATTCGTTATCATCTTCAAGATTTTTTAGGTCAAGGTCGTGACCCTGAAACTCCAAATAAATTATTCAATCATCGTCATGCTTCACTGAGAAATACAATTGAGAGAATATTtggtatatttaaatcacaGTTTACAATTTTCAAAATAGCTCCTCCATTTCCATTTGATACACAAGTAGAATTAGTTTTAGCTTGTGTAGGATTACATAACTTTTTGCGCAAAGAGTGTCATGCTGATGAGTTTCCAGAAGAACAAGATGATGAAGGTTCATCATCTTTAGCAATACCGGTTAATGAGGAGGATGATTCTAAACCAATTATTAAGACTCAAGAAGAACAAAGAGAGCATGCAAATCAATGGAGAGATGCTATAGGTGCTAATATGTGGAATGATGTTGaacattttaatgataatgaacaatag